From a region of the Candidatus Saccharimonadales bacterium genome:
- a CDS encoding trehalase family glycosidase, giving the protein MNKTQLAELAKAVLKNNDLGLWTRPAPGLYPHQWLWDSCFIAIGQARYDPNRAKKELMSLVRGQWRNGMIPHMIFDEKSNNFTGPHVWQSHLSPAAPPGIETSGITQPPVLAEAVWRVGEQMSKDERLKFFSEIFAALLRYHGWFYRERDLHSEGLVVTIHPWETGMDNTPPWIDELTHNAMPLWIKIIHKLKLYPLFDIFRQDTRLVPASERINTSISLLLFHVQRRLRRKQYDSLEILRRSHFSINDVFVNSILIRNNRILEDIAHELDEEIPADLRISFKKSHEALEELWCEEDNQYYCRNFVTREWIKSPYIGSLMPLYSGAISKQRAKVLLKTLKDDLRYWTKYPVPSVPISSPSYHHLRYWQGPTWINTNWMLIDGLRQYGFFSEAEKIKRISIDLFAQHGAREYFSAIDGTPSGAKDFSWSAALILDLLKEKG; this is encoded by the coding sequence ATGAATAAGACTCAGCTGGCTGAGCTGGCTAAGGCTGTACTCAAGAATAATGACCTCGGCCTGTGGACCCGGCCGGCCCCGGGGCTCTACCCGCACCAGTGGCTATGGGACAGCTGTTTTATTGCCATAGGTCAAGCCCGCTACGATCCCAACCGGGCCAAAAAAGAGCTGATGAGCCTAGTAAGGGGCCAGTGGCGAAACGGCATGATTCCCCATATGATTTTTGACGAAAAATCCAATAATTTCACTGGCCCCCACGTTTGGCAAAGCCACCTATCTCCAGCCGCCCCTCCTGGCATTGAAACTTCCGGCATTACTCAGCCGCCAGTTCTAGCCGAAGCCGTGTGGCGCGTAGGGGAACAGATGAGCAAAGACGAGCGGTTAAAATTCTTCAGCGAAATCTTTGCGGCACTTCTTCGTTATCACGGCTGGTTTTACCGCGAACGGGATTTGCATAGTGAGGGGCTGGTGGTAACTATCCATCCGTGGGAAACCGGCATGGACAATACTCCTCCTTGGATAGATGAGCTGACGCACAATGCTATGCCTCTATGGATTAAGATTATCCATAAACTCAAGCTTTATCCATTATTTGATATATTTCGCCAAGACACCCGGCTGGTGCCGGCATCGGAAAGAATTAACACCTCAATCTCCCTTCTGCTTTTTCATGTCCAGCGCCGGCTAAGGCGTAAGCAGTATGATTCCTTGGAGATACTTCGCCGCTCCCACTTTTCCATAAATGACGTGTTCGTAAACAGCATCCTGATTAGAAACAACCGGATTCTGGAAGATATAGCGCATGAACTTGATGAAGAAATACCTGCAGACTTGCGGATTTCTTTCAAAAAATCACATGAGGCGTTAGAGGAGCTGTGGTGCGAAGAAGACAACCAGTATTATTGCCGCAATTTTGTGACTCGAGAATGGATTAAAAGCCCGTATATCGGCAGTCTTATGCCGCTTTACTCCGGTGCGATCAGCAAGCAACGGGCTAAAGTTCTGCTCAAAACTTTAAAGGACGATTTGCGCTACTGGACAAAATATCCTGTTCCCAGCGTGCCTATCTCGTCGCCCAGCTATCATCATTTGCGCTACTGGCAAGGCCCGACTTGGATTAATACTAACTGGATGTTGATAGACGGGCTGAGACAATACGGATTCTTTAGCGAGGCAGAAAAAATCAAGCGGATTTCGATTGATTTATTTGCCCAGCACGGCGCCAGGGAGTATTTTTCCGCCATAGACGGCACGCCCTCGGGTGCAAAAGATTTTTCATGGAGCGCAGCTCTGATACTGGATTTATTGAAAGAAAAAGGCTAA
- a CDS encoding phenylalanine--tRNA ligase subunit alpha, with protein MIHEPEAKNVVILMLKMGYTLSDVAQLADDLKKRQSKLPNPMTILRDPTLKKLVASIKDQPPSERAEFGRTVNELKIELTEQARFKEQRLDDKPPIDVSAPFDTGVSAANQPKLLPASEGSLHPVMQELGVMEDIFVRMGFRVERSRLIDDDYHMFESLNFPASHPARDDYDTFMTSEGLILPAHTSTMQHRVLKAQRAGLAHGQPIAAVIPGRVFRNEDLDATHEHTFHQVEGIYVDSGISLGDMMGTIQTFLEAYFNEPIEFKTQPFYFPFVEPGLEFLIKMPTSWQKPGSSQWLEIMGCGMIHPNVLKEAGVNPSKYSGFAWGMGVERLIMLKHGIEDIRYFMSGRLDFLKMFKGEV; from the coding sequence ATGATACATGAGCCGGAAGCTAAAAATGTTGTTATACTGATGCTCAAGATGGGTTACACCTTAAGCGACGTTGCTCAACTGGCAGACGATTTAAAGAAGCGCCAGTCTAAGCTGCCAAATCCTATGACAATACTTAGAGACCCCACGCTGAAAAAGCTGGTAGCGTCTATTAAGGACCAGCCGCCATCAGAGCGGGCCGAGTTTGGCCGTACAGTTAACGAACTTAAGATTGAGCTTACTGAGCAAGCCCGGTTCAAGGAGCAGAGACTAGATGACAAGCCGCCAATTGACGTCAGTGCGCCCTTTGACACCGGTGTATCTGCCGCGAATCAGCCGAAGCTGCTCCCTGCCAGTGAAGGCTCTCTGCACCCTGTTATGCAGGAGCTTGGTGTCATGGAAGATATATTTGTGCGCATGGGGTTTAGAGTGGAACGTTCGCGCTTGATTGACGATGACTACCATATGTTCGAATCTCTCAACTTTCCCGCTAGTCATCCCGCCCGAGACGACTACGACACATTTATGACTTCTGAGGGCTTAATACTGCCAGCCCACACTAGCACCATGCAGCATAGGGTACTCAAAGCCCAAAGGGCAGGCCTTGCCCACGGACAGCCAATTGCTGCTGTCATACCTGGGCGGGTTTTTAGAAATGAAGATCTTGATGCTACTCACGAGCATACTTTTCATCAAGTAGAAGGTATCTATGTAGACAGTGGCATCAGCCTGGGCGATATGATGGGTACAATCCAGACTTTTTTAGAAGCCTATTTCAACGAGCCTATAGAGTTTAAGACCCAGCCGTTTTACTTTCCATTCGTGGAGCCGGGTCTGGAATTTCTGATAAAAATGCCGACTAGCTGGCAAAAGCCGGGTAGCAGCCAGTGGCTGGAGATAATGGGCTGCGGCATGATTCACCCCAATGTATTGAAGGAGGCAGGTGTTAATCCCTCTAAATACAGCGGATTTGCTTGGGGCATGGGTGTAGAACGTTTAATCATGCTCAAACATGGCATAGAAGATATACGTTACTTTATGTCGGGGCGCCTGGATTTTCTAAAAATGTTTAAAGGTGAAGTATGA
- a CDS encoding 50S ribosomal protein L25: protein MQTYHLNLRRRRTGRAGKKELSDTDVRGVVYGHGMESVPLVGDYQTVIKVLDQAGTSHIIKLDIDNAEAIDVLVKDLDHEPVSNQLRHFDLMALKKGEKIDVEVPVVLTGEAPAVKLGHVVHQLINELEVRTLPANIPESFEVDISGLSEIGDTVHVSDLTIDSEVEIDEGLLEQPIVKVDEVREFVEEDIAEELSADDVPSERGEEEGDAEAKDGEESAGSSDTKSDDKDETAPKEA from the coding sequence ATGCAGACTTATCATTTAAATTTGAGGCGCCGCCGTACTGGCAGAGCCGGCAAGAAAGAGTTATCCGACACCGATGTACGTGGCGTGGTATACGGCCACGGCATGGAATCAGTCCCTTTAGTTGGAGATTATCAAACCGTCATAAAAGTACTTGATCAAGCTGGCACCAGTCACATAATCAAACTTGATATTGATAATGCCGAGGCTATTGATGTGTTGGTTAAGGACCTAGACCACGAGCCCGTCAGCAACCAGCTTAGACACTTTGATTTGATGGCTCTTAAAAAGGGCGAGAAAATCGATGTAGAAGTACCGGTAGTATTGACAGGTGAAGCCCCCGCGGTCAAATTGGGACATGTTGTACACCAGTTAATCAACGAGCTAGAGGTTCGCACCCTGCCAGCCAACATACCGGAGTCGTTTGAAGTTGACATCAGCGGCTTAAGCGAAATAGGCGACACCGTACACGTTAGCGACCTGACAATAGATTCCGAGGTTGAAATCGACGAAGGGTTGCTAGAGCAGCCAATAGTCAAGGTGGATGAGGTCCGCGAATTTGTAGAGGAAGATATAGCTGAAGAGTTGTCGGCCGATGACGTGCCTTCCGAACGAGGCGAAGAAGAGGGCGATGCCGAGGCCAAAGATGGCGAAGAATCCGCCGGCAGCTCAGACACCAAGTCCGATGATAAAGACGAAACCGCCCCTAAAGAGGCATAA
- the pheT gene encoding phenylalanine--tRNA ligase subunit beta: MKVSLNLLKEYADFDEPVDEILEVIATKIGEVEDMESLGELYKGIVVGRIVDTRPHPDADKLSVNKVDIGKKANVQVIAGDKTLKKGDFVAYIPPGNVVPVTSGKQELKLDIRKIRGLDSHGMLASEYELKFSSAHEGVLKLDPGLSPGRQLSDIYGLDDHIIDVETKVLTHRPDMFGHLGFARELAAAKGKKFTSPDWYLDHKIDWPKPAHKLDISLDNQLKDLVPRFTLAAYEGVIVGSSPLQVKSWLMRLGLRPVNNIVDLTNYLMVVSGQPMHAFDYDKVANGKSGAKFTVRHPKAGEQLKLIDGSTVKPHKQSIIIAGTSGPIGLGGVMGGADSEVDERTKRVVLEAANFDMYSIRNTSMAHGIASEAVTRFARGQDPSQIAPIQNLAKNMIVEWAGAKPASRFIDEYPKPRKFKTVSASPSAINRLLGTNHTPSSMAKCLENAEIKVKSKGSRLDVTVPTWRPDLNIEADIAEEVGRLNGYGGIESTRPQRSIVPADLPKLRKLELAARDALRAAGASEVLSYSGVREKLLESAGQDIEQAYRIRNALSPNVEMMRLSLTPSLIDKVYPNIRLGYSRFVMFEIGPVHSTRLIEDKLPKEQPSLAVVYAADSKADSASGTAYFTAQTYLSHLFAWLGVGYELSPTMSSDDPWLAQAGAPYEPTRRAYVKSEGKTLGVLGELSYQIASQLKLPRQTAGFELQLERLLNAAKFASRYRPLSKFPPVVVDLTLKSPKDLPYSQLVAGIEACSFKEVGFSTLPLEIFAPNRTDKHTSFRLEFVSHERTLTQKEVNSWLDKIIAAVNKKTGAVQA, translated from the coding sequence ATGAAAGTATCGCTTAATCTCTTAAAGGAATATGCAGATTTTGACGAGCCAGTAGACGAGATTCTTGAAGTTATCGCTACTAAAATCGGCGAAGTTGAAGACATGGAGAGCTTGGGTGAACTGTATAAGGGCATAGTTGTCGGGCGCATTGTTGACACCCGGCCCCATCCCGACGCCGACAAGCTGAGCGTGAATAAAGTCGACATAGGCAAAAAAGCAAATGTTCAGGTCATTGCCGGCGATAAAACTCTGAAAAAAGGCGACTTCGTCGCTTACATACCACCCGGAAACGTCGTACCGGTGACATCTGGCAAACAAGAACTCAAGTTAGATATTAGAAAAATACGCGGGCTGGACAGTCACGGTATGCTAGCTAGCGAATACGAGCTGAAATTTTCCTCGGCCCATGAGGGTGTTCTCAAACTGGACCCTGGCCTGTCTCCGGGCAGACAGCTGAGCGATATTTACGGGCTAGACGACCACATCATAGACGTAGAGACCAAAGTTTTAACTCATAGGCCGGACATGTTTGGGCATTTAGGATTTGCCCGTGAACTGGCAGCGGCTAAGGGAAAAAAATTCACCAGTCCTGATTGGTATTTGGATCATAAGATCGACTGGCCTAAGCCAGCCCATAAACTTGATATCTCTCTGGACAACCAGCTCAAAGATTTGGTGCCGCGGTTTACTCTTGCTGCCTATGAGGGCGTAATAGTAGGCTCGTCGCCCCTGCAAGTTAAAAGTTGGCTGATGCGCCTTGGTCTGCGCCCCGTAAACAACATAGTTGATTTGACCAATTATTTGATGGTGGTCAGCGGGCAGCCTATGCACGCATTCGATTACGACAAAGTCGCAAATGGTAAGAGTGGCGCTAAATTCACTGTCCGACATCCTAAGGCCGGGGAGCAGCTCAAACTAATAGACGGTAGCACAGTCAAGCCCCACAAGCAGTCCATTATTATTGCTGGCACTAGTGGTCCAATCGGCTTGGGCGGGGTAATGGGGGGAGCTGACAGCGAGGTAGACGAGCGTACCAAACGGGTTGTCCTGGAGGCTGCCAATTTTGATATGTACTCCATTCGCAATACCTCCATGGCGCACGGCATCGCCTCAGAAGCTGTCACCAGATTTGCCCGAGGACAAGACCCAAGCCAAATAGCACCCATACAAAATTTAGCTAAAAATATGATTGTTGAATGGGCCGGAGCCAAGCCAGCCAGCAGATTTATTGATGAATATCCCAAACCTCGAAAGTTCAAAACCGTCAGCGCTTCGCCGTCCGCCATAAACCGCCTGCTTGGCACGAACCATACTCCAAGCTCAATGGCTAAGTGTCTAGAGAATGCCGAGATTAAGGTGAAGAGTAAGGGGTCGCGGTTGGATGTGACTGTGCCGACCTGGCGGCCAGACCTGAATATTGAAGCGGATATTGCAGAGGAAGTGGGGCGGCTGAACGGCTACGGCGGTATTGAATCTACCCGCCCTCAGCGCAGCATAGTACCAGCTGATTTACCCAAGTTAAGAAAATTAGAGCTAGCGGCCAGAGATGCGCTCCGCGCCGCCGGTGCCAGCGAGGTGCTGTCCTACAGCGGTGTCCGAGAAAAATTACTAGAGTCAGCCGGGCAAGACATAGAACAAGCGTATCGAATAAGAAACGCTCTTTCGCCTAATGTAGAAATGATGCGGTTGTCGTTAACACCAAGTTTGATTGATAAGGTTTATCCAAATATAAGACTGGGCTACAGCCGGTTTGTGATGTTTGAGATTGGGCCGGTTCACAGCACAAGACTGATTGAAGACAAGCTTCCCAAAGAGCAACCGTCCTTGGCCGTGGTATATGCCGCAGACAGCAAGGCCGACTCTGCCAGCGGAACTGCATATTTTACAGCTCAGACATATTTGTCGCATCTATTTGCTTGGCTGGGCGTTGGTTACGAACTGTCGCCCACCATGAGTTCGGACGACCCCTGGCTGGCCCAGGCCGGTGCGCCTTATGAGCCAACCAGGCGGGCGTATGTAAAATCCGAAGGCAAGACACTAGGTGTCCTAGGAGAGCTGTCTTACCAGATCGCCAGTCAGCTTAAGTTGCCGCGACAAACTGCCGGTTTTGAACTACAGTTGGAGCGGCTGCTCAACGCGGCCAAGTTTGCCTCCAGATACCGTCCGCTGTCAAAATTTCCGCCGGTAGTGGTGGATTTAACGCTCAAATCGCCTAAAGACTTACCTTACAGCCAGCTGGTAGCGGGCATCGAGGCCTGCAGTTTCAAGGAAGTGGGCTTTAGCACCTTGCCCCTAGAGATTTTCGCGCCAAATAGAACTGACAAACACACCAGTTTCAGGCTTGAATTTGTCAGCCATGAGAGAACACTTACCCAAAAAGAGGTTAATTCTTGGCTAGATAAAATCATAGCAGCGGTAAATAAAAAGACGGGCGCAGTTCAAGCCTGA